The DNA sequence GGTTTGGCCCAGTCTGGCGCGTTGGACGACGTTCCCGATGCCGCGCTCCTGGGCGCTGCCGCACCGTCACTCGTGTACGGTCTCGCCGTCAACATCGGATACATTTTTCCGATCCTGCTCGGCGTCCTTCTCGTGGCCGGCGAGTTCCGCCACCAAACTCTGGTTCCGACGTTCCTTGCAACCCCGAAGCGCACCACAGTGCTGTTCGCAAAGATCGTCACCGGTGCCGTCGTCGGTGCCGGGCTCGGCATCATCGCGGTCATCGCGACAGTCGGCTCTGCCGCCGCGGTCTTCGCGGCAACCGGCCAAGACCCGGCACTCACCAGCAACGACAACCTCGCCATGATGGGCCGCATGATCCTGGCATTTGTGCTGTGGACCTGGGTCGGTCTCGGTTTGGGCAGCATCGTGCGTAACCAGGTCGCCGCCATCGTCATCGCCCTGGTATTCACTCAGCTGGTTGAACCCCTCCTCCGCACCGCGGCAGCGTTCGTGCCCGCAATCGAACCGGTGGCTCGTTACCTCCCGAGTGCCGCCTCTGACACACTCACCGGCTCAAACTTCTACGTCATGCTCGGTGCCGCGGGCGAAACACAGCAGTGGTGGGTTGGTGCCGTGATTCTCGCGGTCTACGCCGTCGTGCTGACCGCGATCGGCGCGATCACCACGTGGCGGCGCGACGTCGACTAACGCGGCTTCCACGCCGGTCGTTGGGCGAGCGTAACGAGACGAAGCGCCCCGTAAGAACCGGACTAGGCGGTTGCGGGCTTGGGCGCGTGCTGAGGCTTGATCGTCGGGATCGGCGAGGTCAACGTCACGACGTCGTTCAGCTCCACCTCGCCGTCGAGACGCAGCGCCTTCACCAGGGCGAGTCCGTGCTGGGTTGAGAGCACGAGTCGCTGAAACGGCGCCTCGTGCCCGAGGTCAATGACAACCCCGGGCTTCTTGCGCCCGCGCACCATCACAAAATCTGCGCCCGCAACGGAACGCCAGGTTCCTGCGGCCACGACGCCAGGCACAAAAGTGCCGGGGCTTCGCACCCCGCGCAACCACGTCCACAGGTCATCGGTCAGCTGCACCTTGGTGATATCGCTACGTCGCACACGCACGTTCTGCTTCTGCAGGCTCACCAGACGCTCCGAGGCTGACAACCCAACCTCAAGGTTCGCAGAATCCAGCAACAGCGTGACCATGCCAACCAGTCTGCCACGCGAGTCCCCCACCAATGTTCACAGCTCGGCAACAATGCCCCGATCCGTTGCACCTTTGCACGGCCAAGAAATGACAGACTGTGGGGCATGTCAGCACACTGGAGCGTCGTCGTACCTTTTCTGCGTCTTGCCGAGAATTCCTCGCGTCTCGGCGCGGATGCGCACGCCCTGACGCGCTCGATCGCACTCGATACCGTCGCCGCAATCGCCGATAGCACCGCTGTCGCGCACATCGTGGTCGTGACCGATGAGAACGACAACACATCAGAGCTGGAAACGATCAGCACGAAGGTTGCTGTCACGATTGCACGCTCGCTGGCCCCCGCAGACGCATGGGCGGCCGTTGCGGCCACACACGGCCATGTGGCGCTCGTCAGGGCCGTGTTGCCAGCCCTTGATGGGCACGAGCTCACGGCGTTGCTCGTGGAGGCTGCGACGGTGCCCCTCGGCGTGGTGACGAACGCTGAAGACAACGGAACCACGGTGCTGGTCGCGCAGAGTGCCGCTGCGCTGAGCGTCGACGCTACTGACGAGTTTTTCGCGAACCGCGTGCCGACAGGTGCCGCTGTTCTTGATCCCGGAACCACCGTGCGCCGCACCGTGACGTCGGCGCGTCAACTGGTGCAGGTGCGCGACTGGCCGACGTTGGGAACGCGAACGCGAGCCGCGGCCCGCGCATTCCGCCTCGAGCCGCCCACAACCGCTTCAGACCGCCGCTATCGGATCGATCCGCCGCCAGCGCAGGACTAGAACGTCAGGGCTGTAGTTCGTCTGCCGCGTGCGGCAACGGGAAGCGCGAAACGGCTTCGATCAGCGCCCCCACCGTCTGGCGATCAGCGATCACGTCAACGTCAAGGCCGACCTTGCGAGCATCCTTCGCGGTACGCGGCCCGATGGCAGCAACAATGGTTCCGGCCGGAATGTCGGTGAACTGTTCGTGCACCTGCACTGCGACGGAACCGCTGGTCACCAGGATCGCGTTGATGCGGCCGCTGACAACGTCGCGCATGATGCGCTCGGTGACGGGCACGCCAACGGTGCGGTAGGCAACGACGCTTGACACATCGTGGCCGGCAGCCTCAAGCGCCTTGCTCAGCACGGGTTTGGCGATCTCGCTGCGCAATGACAAAACGCGACGCGGGGCGGCCTGCTCGAGGGCGATCATCTCTTCAGCCATGCCGGCTGCCGAGTTGTCTTTTTCGGGAACGAGGTCGACCTTGAGGCCGGCGGCCTGGAGGGCAGCTGCCGTGGTCTCACCAACAGCCGCGACCTTGGTCTTGGCAGGAATCACCGCGCGCTGCGCGTACAGGACGTCGACCGTTGTCGCGCTCGTAACGGTCAGCCAGTCAAACTCGCCATTGCCGAGGCGCTCAAGTGCGTCGTCGAGGGCTTCGGGGTCGGTCGTCGCGGCGAAGTTAATCAGTGGTGCAACAACAGGCACGGCGCCCTGTTCGCGCAGTGATGCGGCAACGCCGTCACCCCAGGGGCCTCCACGCGGAACGAGAACTCGCCAACCGCCTAATGGCTTGTGGTTCTCTTCACTCGGAAAATTCATGGCAACTCTCAGGCATCGGTGGGAAAAGCGATTGCAATTCCCAAGGAAAAGCGGTCGTCCTCAGGGGTTTTTTGGAACTATACCGCTGGCAGTATCCGCTCCATTGCCACTGCCTGTTCCCTCGAATATACCCCTGATTCCTGATTCTGGAACTTCGAGGCAACATGCAAGCGCTTACCTGGGTCTACGCGGTTGCTTCCTGAGTGCCCGGTAGATGCAAAATCCCCGATGTCGGGAAGCGATATTGCCTCCATCGACACCGGGGAATGGGCTGTTAGCGAGAAAGCGACCGCGCGATTGCCCACACGAGAGCGCCCGTTGCAATCGCGATGCCGACAACGGCGGCAACGGCGACGCCGGGCTTGCGCTCGGCATAAGCCTTGGCTTTCGTCGTCGCCTTACCCACTTGCTTGGGCACGTTGACTTTTTCTTCAATAGCGCTCAGCGCAGCCTTCAACTCGGCGCGAGCCGCTTCTACCGGATCGGTAATGCCATAGGGCACCGCGGTGCGGGGAATGTTCGTGTCAGAGCTCATCTGCAATCTCCTTCACCATGCGAGCATCGGTTTTGACGGCGGTTACGGGATCTTCGACCTTGGTCAGCCGCTTCATCCGCATGATGCCAAGCACCGCAAACACGGCGACAAGCACCAGCATCAGGGCGAACACGACGAGGGTCGAGACCCACCATGGCCACCAGCTCGACAGCCCCACGATCACGAAGGCGGCAAATGCCGGCACCGTCCAGAACAGGAAGAAGAGGGCGATAACGAACCACACGGCACCAATGCCTGCGTCCTTCGAAACCTTGGCAACCCATTGCTTTGCGGAGTTAACTTCGGCGACAACGAGGTTTTTGACAAGCTCCGGAACCTCACCAACGAGAGTGAGGAGCCCGTCTTTCGAACGGTCGCGGAAGCCAGAGGGATTCGACACAGTTAAGCCTTCTTGTTGCCGCGTGAGGTTTTCTTGGGCGCCGGCTTTGCATCAGTGACCTTTTCGATGAGGTCTTCGGCGGCATCGCTGATCGCTTCAGCCGACTTCTCGGCGGCTCGTGACACGGTCGGTCCCGCCTTCTTGGTCTCGGAGATCGCAGCGTCCAGCTTCTCGCCAGCCGTCTTCGGCGACGACGCAGCCTTCGTCACCTTCACCGCGGTGTCCCAAATAGCACCGGGCAGGGCAAGTGCCGAGGACTTTGCGAAGCCCTTCGCCTTGTCGACCTGCTTTTGCACGGGAGCGGTGTGCCACACCGAAGACGCAAACTTCGCGATCTGGTTGTAACGCTCGCGGCCAGCGCGTGCGCCGAGCACGTATCCGGCTGTGAGCCCGATGACGAGTCCGATTTTGCCCTTCATTGGTCCCCCTTGTGTGGCGAAATTTGCAGGTACGCGACTCAGCGTAGCCCTATATGCCACTTCTGGCATCCATGTCTTACACAGAAAAGAGTGCCCGACGACGGATTACTTCGGCTGTCGCCATCGCATCAGTGATGACATCGCGCACGCTGTCACCGGCGACCCACGCGCCGACAGCATCCAGCTGCGGCAGGGCGGAAATCTGGGTGCGAATCGCACTGGTACGGTCGGCATGCGTGCGGGCTGCACGGGACTGCGCCCGCACAAAACGCTCGACAACAGCGTCGACCACAACGGCAGATGCGCCGTAGGCCTCGCTGATCGCGGTGGCAGCGAGCTCAACCGCATCGCCGACGCCGTGCCCCGTGAGTGTCACACGGAAAAAGTCGTGGCCAGCGTCAGACGCGACATGTGGCCACTGGGCTGTGACGTGGTCGATACGCTGCACGGTGTCGGATGCGTCGCGCGCGTACAGGCCCGCGCCGCGCGTGCCTGTCACACCGGTGACCGCGAGAACGACGACAGTCTGCTCGGCCGAGACATCGGCGGGCAGCGACGGAAGAAGCGGAACCAGCAGAGCGTGCGCTGCGCGGGCGTCGGTTGCGAGCACAAGATGCTGCACGTGTGTCTCGGTTGACTGCTCGTCCACGGCGTCAGTGTTGGCGGGAATACTGGTGACCGCCCAGCCCGTTTCCGTTGGTTGCACCCCCGAGACGGGCGCGTGCTCGTGCACGACGCCACCCAGTTCTTCAATGCGGGCACGCAGCGCGCTTGTCAGTGCGCCCAGGCCCGCATCCAGGCTGAGCGGCGGTGCGGTCACATCCATCAGCCCCACGCCACCGGAGAGGCTGCCTGCACGAGTCAGCGCGCCGTTAAGTTCGGGCAGCGCAACGTCGATCAGCACGTCTTCTGGATCGAGGTGCAACTGCGCGCGCGTCTGCGGTGCGACCAGCTTGTCGCATATCTTCGCCCCCATCCGCTGTCGCACGAGTTCGCCGAGGCTCTCGGCGTTGCCGATGGTGAGCACCGGCTTGAGTCGGTCGAGGTACGCGCGCCACGCGGCGCCCCAACCAATGACACCGGTCACATCGGGGGTGAACGGGTTCGCAGGAATCCCCAGCGCCGGGCTCGCGGGCAGCGCAACCGGTGTTCGCTGCATCAGCCACCTGCTGGTCGTGGCCGCCGTGACGAGCTGGTCGGTCAGACCGAATGCGGCAAGCACCTCGTCAACGGCCGCGCCACGTTCAATGGTCGATGCCGCAATGTCAACGTTCGAACCGCCGACAGCCACGCGACGAGTCATACCGCCGATGGTTGCTGCGTCCCACACGGTCACCGCCATTCCGACCTTCGCGCACTCCCACGCAACGATGAGCCCGCCGATACCGCCACCGATGATTCCCACGGTGTGCGAACGGGCGGTTGCGGCGAGATCCGGGGTTTCAGGCATGTACCTATGATCCCATCCCATGAGCCTGAGAATTAGCCGCCGTGCGTGCTCTCCCCTGCCGGCTTCTCGGACCCGCCGTCGGCGTCAGCGAAGCGAATGATCGGAATCTCCCCCGTCATCGCACGTTGAATCTTGAGCGCTTTGCGGGTCAACGGCGGGGTGGCCGGAACCTCGGGTTGCTCTTCGAGACCGGCGGCAGGCACCGCAGCTGCTTGCTCAGCGCTTTCCGTCTGCGGCTCAGCCGATGGTTCCGAAGCGAGCGCCTTCGCATCATGAACCGCCGTGATGCGTCCGTCGTGAATATCGATGACGCGGTCGGCGCGGGCGACGAGGAGCGGATCGTGCGTGGAGACGATGGCGGCGAGTCCCTGCTCGTGGGCGAGCACGGAGAGCAGGTCCATAATGCTGGCGGCCGTACGAGAGTCGAGCTGGCCGGTTGGCTCATCCGCGATCAGGATGTGCGGGCGGCTCACAATGGCTCGCGCGATACCGACACGCTGTTGCTGGCCGCCGGAAAGCTCGCTTGGACGCTGTTCTGCATGTTTTTCTAGGCCAACGCGTGCCAGCGCCTCGTCGACGCGCTCGACACGTTCGGCGGCCGCGACGCCGGCGATACGCAAAGGCAACTCCACGTTTTCTGCCGCGGAGAGAATCGAAACCAGGCCGAACGACTGAAAAATGAAGCCCAGATTGTCGCGGCGGATGACGGCCAGCGCATCTTCGGCGAGAGCTGTCACCTCCTGCCCATCAATCTCAATGGTTCCGCTCGTCGGCTTGTCGAGGGTGCCGAGCAGGTTCAGCAGCGTCGATTTACCTGCACCGGAGGGGCCGCGCACGACAACGAGTTCGCCGGCTGACACTTCGAGCGACACATCGACACACGCGTGCACGTCACCGGCTGCTGAGGAATAGGTGCGGGTCAGGTTGCGAGCCCGCAGCAAGACAGTCATAAGGTCTCCTCTTCGCCCGCGGTCTTCTGCCCGGGCCAGACGCCAACGTGATCAGGTTCCAGAGCCAGGCGTACGCGCTCGCGCAGGTCGAGTGACGACACAAACTCGTCTGGCAGCTGCAGGCGACCGACCTTATCGAGCACGGCGTACTCCTCGGCCACGGCGTGCTCGGCACCGTGTTCGTCGACACGCGTGGAACGCAGCACTTCGGTCGCCGTGCGACCGTCACGAATCTGCACGGTGCGAGCAACGTGCTCTGACACCGTCGGGTCGTGCGTCACGATCAGGGTCGTGACTCCCAGCTCACGGTTGACCGAACGCATCGCCTCCAACACCTGCACACTGGTGTCATCGTCGAGCTCACCGGTCGGCTCGTCGGCGAGTACGACGCGCGGGGTGTGTGCGATCGAGCAGGCGATCGCCACCCGCTGCTGCTCACCGCCAGACAGAGCGGTGGGCTTGCGGTCGGCAAGGTGGGAAATCTCCAGCAGATCGAACAGTTCCGCAACACGCGCCGAGCGTTCTTTCGCGCCCTTCGGCTCGCCCACGATCGCGAGCACAGCGCCCACGTTCTCTGCCGCTGTCAGGTACGGCAGCAGGTTCCGCGATGTCTGCTGCCATACAAACCCGACGTCTTCTCGACGAAACGCGACGCGTTGCTTCCGGGTCATGGTGAGCAGATCGCGCCCAGCCACACGGGCAACACCAGCGGTGGGAGCGTCGAGGCTCGACAGAATCGATAGCAGCGTGCTCTTGCCAGAGCCCGAGGCGCCAACCACCGCCACCAGCTCGCCCTGCTCGACGCGCAGGTTCAGCCCCTGCAACGCCTGCACTTCGACGGCTTTGCCATCGCGCCCCTTCACCGCGAAGATGCGCACCAGGTCTGAGCAAAAAATGTCGGGCTCAGCGGTCAGTTCGGTCATGATTCCTCCACGGTTCGCAGTACGCTCGACACCTTCACGCGGCGGGAGAAGAACAGCGACAACAGGGTAAACAGGGCGGCAACCACGAGGAAGCCTCCCAGTGACAGGGTCAGCAGCAGCGGATCAACGCTGTACGCCGGGGCGCTGTCTGCACCCGAGAACGAGCGCAGGTCAAGCACCTGAAACAGCAAAACCGGGAGCGCAAGGCCAAACGCTGTGCCTGCGGCGACGGCGGCAACGCAGAGCGGAACCAGCTCCCACGACACGATTCCGGCACCGGAGCGGGGCGGTGCGCCGAGCGTTTTCAGCAGTGCGAGTAGGCGGGAACGCGCAGGCGCGTTCAACACGAGCGTCAGCACGATCGCGATAGCGCACAGCAGCGCCACCAGCCCAATCGCGGCCAACAGCGTTCCGCGCAGGCCCGCCGTAGTCGCACCCGACGTTGCCTCGTCAAGCGCCGACGCTGGCGTGATCCACGAGACAAATGGTTCCACTTCGCTTCGCACCTCATCGACGATCGTTGCCGGATCAACCACGTCATCGAGGTCGAGGAGCAACGTTGACACGGTGCCTGCAGTCGGCACGATGTCGTCGAGATACTCTTCGTCGACAAGAATCCAGATCTCCATCGATGCGAAACCGGCCGTGTCTTCGACGACAGCAATAACGTCGGCCGTGACTTTCTCCTGGGTGCCGCCGATCGTCAAATCCCCCAGCGTAATGCCCAGGCGTTGCGACGCTGATTGCGAAGCGATGACGGGTACGGAACCATCAGCGCGCAGCGAGGAACCGTCGGGAATGAGCGCATCGGCATGCGGGGAGATACGCTCGAATGCTTCGGAATCGAGCGCGTAGACCGGCACGCGCGTGGTCTTGTTGTTCACCACGACCGCGACGTTAGGCACATTACGCACCGCCACGACTTCGTTCACTCCGTCGAGAGCGGCCACCCGCTCGGCGGCATCGTCTGCGAAGCGCGGCACGCTGAGGGTGAGATCAGCACCGGCGCGAATCTCGGCGATCCGCTGAGCACTGGCGTCGATCGTGGAAAGCACCACGGTTGACGACACCGCGATTGACACACCGACGAGCAGGGCAAGAAGGGCAGCGGCCCCGGCCGAGGCTTCGCGCACGGCGCGGGCCGAACCAATGAAGTCGACGAAACCGTTGCCACGGCGAAGGCGCCCGTGCACGGCACGCATGACAAGCGGATACAGCCGCAGCGTGATGAGCGCGGCCGTCACGGTGAGCAGGAGCGGGGTGATCGTGGCAAGCGGATCGATCCCGGTTTGCGGGGTTCCGGAACCACGGGAGATGAAAGCGAGGGTGGCGGTGATGGTGAGGATCACGACGGCCATCTCCACGAAAACGCGCGTGCGTGCGGGCGTCGCATCGTCCACGCGCGTGGCGCGTTCGGCGCCAGGCGCAGATGCCGCGAGCGCCACCGCGGGAAAGAGCGCGACGGCGATCAGTAAGACGATCGTCAGCGGGGAGAAGAGGGGCGCACCTGACCGCGTGAACACCGTGAGCGTCAGGGCAATTCCGATGCCGACGCCGATGATCGCGGCAGGGACCGCGGCGATCAAGCCCTCCCCCGCCATCAGCAGGCGCCGCTGCGTCGGGCTCGCACCCCGTGCGTCCATGAGGGCGAAGGCGCTGCGACGATGCTGGGTGATCATGCGGGCACCGAGAATGAGCACGGCAGCGCCCACCCCGATCGGCCCAGACACAAAGATCAGGGCGAGCGCCGTGAACGCATGGTTGGTGTTTGACACCCGCTCCAGCACCGGGCCCAGTTTCGTTTCAAACCGCGAACCCGACGGGAAGAACTCGTTGAGGGTGTGCGACTTGGCGATGAAGGTGTCGATCTCCCCCTGCAACACGACGGTATCTGCGTCTCTGATTTGAGCCGTGTCGATCGGGAACCAGTAGGTCGTTGGCACCGGAGCCCACGGCCGCGTCTGCGCGACGACAGCGGGATTAGCGAAGAAGTAGCCGGTAACGGCCGGTTGACCGAACGGATCGTAATTCGTCGTCGGACCGGTGAGCGGAACCAATTGCGACCAATACGAAGAGGATGCGTTGTCAGGCGTGTAGGTGCCAACGAGAGTGAGCTGCGGAGGCGAGGTCTCCACCGGCTGCCCATTCTCATCGATCACAAACACTGAGCCGAGGGGCACTTCACGGGTCTGGCCGATTGCCCACTCAAAAGCCTCGGCGGTCGCCACCGGGGCGATCACTTCGAACGTGGGCACCGCACCGCGCGTCGGCACCAACTCCGGGAGCCGACCCTCGGTGAGTTCAAGATGCGTGTCGTAAAACGGATCCATCGCGAGGAAGACGCGTCGGTCCATTGCCGGATCCATGTTGCCCGCGATAGCCACATAGTGGGGTTCTTGCATGGCGGCTCGTAAGTGTGCCGGGGCGTTCCTGCGGATGTCTTGCATGCGGTCTTCGATGCCACCCCATTGCCCCCGATACTCGATGGGCAGACGCTCGGCAACGCCCGACGAGGGTGGGCCGGTGTCAGCCGTTCTGGCACCGAGATCACGGCTGGTCACCGACATTTCGGTGAGGTGTTCGCTGAGCGTATCTTCACGCACCGATGACAAAACGTGTGGCAACACCGTGATTGCGATGGTGAGGAGTGCGACGATAAACGCCACCACGAGGCTCGCGCCCGGCGCGTACCGCCAGTGCGTGCCGATCAGTCGACCACGTGACAGGCTCATTCAGCTGCCTCCGCCGTGCGTGTTGAGGTGGCATGCTTTCGCACCATCGCGGCGATGACGATCGCTGCGCCGATAAACGCCACCACGATGATTCCCACGACGATGCCGACGATGGTGGGGTTCACGGCAAGCACGGGCTGGCGGGAACCCGGAACAGCAGCACCGACCAAGACCGGAATGATGAGCGCACTCATCGCCCAGCCGGCCAGCGCACCAAGCACAATCGATGTCAGCACCACGGTGGCGGCCTCCACCATGCGCATTCGCGCCTGCGCGCGCGGGGCGACACCCACGGCCCGCAGAATCAGAACTTCGCCAGCCCGCGTTGCGGTCAGCGACGCCAGCATCGCGATGAGGGCGATGGCTGCCAGCAGAGCGGCACCGATGGGCGCGATCCACCACGTCGTGATGAGTCCTCCCGTGACAATCGCGGCAACGTCGGTCGGCACCGTAACATCGGCACCGAGCACCGTAGCGACCTCCGTGGGGTCAGCGCCCGCGATCCAAATTTCATTCGGTGCCGCCGGGCTCGACGGCGTTGCCTTAAATGTTCCGATCGGCACCGCAGATTCCACGGCTGCATCCAGCGAAACGAGAACCGCCCGCGCGTCATGCGCACCCGGAATGGCCTCCACAATTGCCGCCACCTGTGTCGTAAAAGTGCGACCGGTTCCGGCGACTCGCAGCTCTACCTCATCACCGACAGCGACGCTCAATTCGCGGGCAAAAGCCCCAGACATCACAGCGGGAATCACGGGGGCCGCGGCGCGCGAACTCCAAAAAACACCGTACGGCTTGCTGGTTTCGGCCACGACGGAACCACCGAGAACGAGGCTCGGGACGGCAGGATCAAAAGCAAGCGGAACCATGTTGCCATCAGTGCCGATGGCGAGCTGAGGTTGCGAGACGGTGACGATCGTGCCGTCGAAGCGGGCACCATCTGTCGCCGCCATCCCGACGCTGAGAATTCTCGTGGTGTTGGTTGGCAACAGCGTGGTCCCGGTCAGGGTCACAGAAATCTGGTCGCCGTAAAAGCCGCCATTGGGGTCGGGGCGGCGAGACTTCTCTTCGATGTCGTCGAAGGTGAGTGTCACGAGCGTCGCGACACCGTGTGCGTCGGCGACCCACAGCTGAGCAGTCGCCGTCACAACGGGAAATTCGAGCCCCTCAGCATTGACCGTGAATTGCACCTCGGTCGCGCCCTCGGCAACCGGGAGCGCATTCGTGGTCGTCGTCACACTCGCCGCCAGTTTCTGCGGGTCGACGAGACCGGGAATGGGGATGATGACGTCAGCAAGCTGGTCTTGTGACATGGCGAGCATTTCGGCACTGACGTCGCCCACCTCAACGTTGGCGGTGTACACGGCAGCGGCAATGCCCAGGCCGGTCGCGGCCCGCATATCGGCCGGTTTCACAAACCCGATGTGTGCCCGCGTATCAGCGCCCGCCCCGAGGTCGGCGGCCGATTCGGATGCGCGCTCCCAGGTTGAAACGTAGCTGGCGGCGAAGACGGAACCAGACACGGTGATCACGACGAGGGCGACGGCCGTGGCGTATGCGGGCAAGCGTCGAGCGACGTTGCGCGCCGGGAGGCTGGGCGATAGTTTCGGCCGCTTTCCCGCGATTGCGGCGATGATCCGTGCGAGTGGTGCCGCGAGCAGCACGGCGATGAGCGCCGCCGCAATGAGGGTGAGAATCGGCGCGAGTGACGACAACGCCACCCGCCAAGTGCCATCCACCGGCGCATCGCGGGTCGCGAACAGTTGCCACACCGAAAGCCCAGCGGAAAAGACGATCACGCCCAGCGCCCCGACAGAAGCAACCTGCGTGAAGCGCGCCGCTCGCGCCGAAATTCGCGCTTCGCTCTCGGCGGCGCGGGACACGCTAACCGCGGCCGTCAGCCCCAAGATGACAATCGTGCCGATAGTGAGGCCAAGCCCGCCCGAGATCGCACCGATGGTTCCTTCACCGGCACGGAACCAGGTCACGACAATCGCGCAGGCAAAGCCGATAAGGCTGGCGGCGAGGGTGATGGCGGTGACTTCGGCAGCGGTCAGGATGATCTTCTGCCCGCGTGACAGACCGCGCGCCGTGAGAAGCGCCGTTTCACGGGCCCGTGCGCGACCCCACGCTCGACTGAGTTCCATGACCGCAAACCAGCCAAGCACCGCGATGATCGCGAGCGGGATCGGCGAGATTGCTGCGCTCGCCACCGCGCCGGCACCCGCATCGGAAATCGTCGCCGCCAAACCGCCGCTGATTGTGAGACCACCAACGGCGGCGGTGGACTGACGGAAGCGGTCTTCGATCGTGTCGATACCTGACGCCATGCGGGACGCCGAGCCGGGAGTGAGCTTGTCGATATCTGGCGTGATCTTGTACTGCACGAGCGCGTCATCACCCTCGACGGCCGCACGTTCAATGTGAATGCTCGTGCCGAGGGCGCGGGTAATCACCGCTTCAGCTTCAGCGTCTTGCGCTGCCGGATCTTTACCCACCCGGGTTTCCAGCACCAGCACCGCCGACTCACTGGTTCCGATCGCCGTCACCAACGCGCGGTGCGTGTCGACCGTGATCCACGCGCCGAGGGTGGCCACCAAAAACACCACGAAGGCGATGAGCAGGCCCACGCCCGCCGCGAGCGCGCCGTGGGCGAAGGTACGGGCGCGCGTCAATCGGCTCAGTCGGATCAGACGCGTCGTACTCATGAACCCATTCGTCGTCGAGTGGTAAGACAGACGGGCACCTCATGAGCCCCCGGCAGTTCCTTTACCCTAATGCGCACACGCCCGCCCCGCGAGTAATGCCCCTGCCATCCTCCCTGCCGCCCCGCGAGCGCAGGGAGACGTGCTGCTCCCGCCTGAGTCGCGTGAAAATGCATCACGCATGACGAAAAGCCTTCCTCATTCGTCACTCTGGTTTACTTCTGTCACACGATCCGTTGCATCTTGACGGGTCCGAGCCCCGCCACCCGCTCACGCTCTGCGCGTCCTCGCTTGGCGAGCGTCTCCAGCCTCCCACTTACGGCACTCGCGGTGCGACACTGGAACCATGGCTCTGCACATCACGGATGACCCGGCTGCTGACACACTGCTCACCGAAAACCCGCTCGCCCTCCTGATCGGCATGTTGCTTGACCAGCAGGTTGCGATGGAACAGGCGTTCAGCGGGCCGCTCAAGATCGAGCAGCGCACCGGGGCTCTGACGGCCGAGCACATTGCGTCGTACGACCCTGAGGCGTTTAACGCGGCATTCAGTGAGACACCGGCGGTGCACCGTTTTCCGGGATCGATGGCCACCCGCGTGCAGACG is a window from the Microbacterium sp. NC79 genome containing:
- a CDS encoding ABC transporter permease; this translates as MSLSRGRLIGTHWRYAPGASLVVAFIVALLTIAITVLPHVLSSVREDTLSEHLTEMSVTSRDLGARTADTGPPSSGVAERLPIEYRGQWGGIEDRMQDIRRNAPAHLRAAMQEPHYVAIAGNMDPAMDRRVFLAMDPFYDTHLELTEGRLPELVPTRGAVPTFEVIAPVATAEAFEWAIGQTREVPLGSVFVIDENGQPVETSPPQLTLVGTYTPDNASSSYWSQLVPLTGPTTNYDPFGQPAVTGYFFANPAVVAQTRPWAPVPTTYWFPIDTAQIRDADTVVLQGEIDTFIAKSHTLNEFFPSGSRFETKLGPVLERVSNTNHAFTALALIFVSGPIGVGAAVLILGARMITQHRRSAFALMDARGASPTQRRLLMAGEGLIAAVPAAIIGVGIGIALTLTVFTRSGAPLFSPLTIVLLIAVALFPAVALAASAPGAERATRVDDATPARTRVFVEMAVVILTITATLAFISRGSGTPQTGIDPLATITPLLLTVTAALITLRLYPLVMRAVHGRLRRGNGFVDFIGSARAVREASAGAAALLALLVGVSIAVSSTVVLSTIDASAQRIAEIRAGADLTLSVPRFADDAAERVAALDGVNEVVAVRNVPNVAVVVNNKTTRVPVYALDSEAFERISPHADALIPDGSSLRADGSVPVIASQSASQRLGITLGDLTIGGTQEKVTADVIAVVEDTAGFASMEIWILVDEEYLDDIVPTAGTVSTLLLDLDDVVDPATIVDEVRSEVEPFVSWITPASALDEATSGATTAGLRGTLLAAIGLVALLCAIAIVLTLVLNAPARSRLLALLKTLGAPPRSGAGIVSWELVPLCVAAVAAGTAFGLALPVLLFQVLDLRSFSGADSAPAYSVDPLLLTLSLGGFLVVAALFTLLSLFFSRRVKVSSVLRTVEES
- a CDS encoding FtsX-like permease family protein — protein: MSTTRLIRLSRLTRARTFAHGALAAGVGLLIAFVVFLVATLGAWITVDTHRALVTAIGTSESAVLVLETRVGKDPAAQDAEAEAVITRALGTSIHIERAAVEGDDALVQYKITPDIDKLTPGSASRMASGIDTIEDRFRQSTAAVGGLTISGGLAATISDAGAGAVASAAISPIPLAIIAVLGWFAVMELSRAWGRARARETALLTARGLSRGQKIILTAAEVTAITLAASLIGFACAIVVTWFRAGEGTIGAISGGLGLTIGTIVILGLTAAVSVSRAAESEARISARAARFTQVASVGALGVIVFSAGLSVWQLFATRDAPVDGTWRVALSSLAPILTLIAAALIAVLLAAPLARIIAAIAGKRPKLSPSLPARNVARRLPAYATAVALVVITVSGSVFAASYVSTWERASESAADLGAGADTRAHIGFVKPADMRAATGLGIAAAVYTANVEVGDVSAEMLAMSQDQLADVIIPIPGLVDPQKLAASVTTTTNALPVAEGATEVQFTVNAEGLEFPVVTATAQLWVADAHGVATLVTLTFDDIEEKSRRPDPNGGFYGDQISVTLTGTTLLPTNTTRILSVGMAATDGARFDGTIVTVSQPQLAIGTDGNMVPLAFDPAVPSLVLGGSVVAETSKPYGVFWSSRAAAPVIPAVMSGAFARELSVAVGDEVELRVAGTGRTFTTQVAAIVEAIPGAHDARAVLVSLDAAVESAVPIGTFKATPSSPAAPNEIWIAGADPTEVATVLGADVTVPTDVAAIVTGGLITTWWIAPIGAALLAAIALIAMLASLTATRAGEVLILRAVGVAPRAQARMRMVEAATVVLTSIVLGALAGWAMSALIIPVLVGAAVPGSRQPVLAVNPTIVGIVVGIIVVAFIGAAIVIAAMVRKHATSTRTAEAAE